One Spirochaetota bacterium DNA window includes the following coding sequences:
- a CDS encoding sugar-binding protein, which translates to MDIRRNAVVIIIASMLFMLTVPSRAAEPLMLLDEEESIQNWSAFTVTADAAFVKSGKAAAHWKSANANSFPAPKLMVPDWSSYNALAFWMYSGVNNGAQIAVAIGASNEKGKGDDYGNCYFKVIKVEWQGWYEVIIPFSEFIRKGNPRGWNNITWFHFSSGGWGIKPKSDTVLYFDDIRLTTDTVLNKRNEQPVQVLFSCNRPRTAIFDKGSPVLLSFVTVSNTKAEPAALSVRVTDYFDRVISNCQIQADAAVSDRKFTLAFPSLPAGYYEVEAWPMDTQGRKMMPDSCIAASGSQPQGKATFAVMPRTIAENHERSAKLGEAAFFGLHGGYADLGDSLGVTWQVSGNRWRGREPVRPDRAGVSPWVTNALNQPPEPLWNFNMINFSVNLEQFNPAWAVTNTASDYPWQDFEAYFRDEITVEKHRHPHQKTHLYDVAWEINLNSPEMAEHKPMYMPSDVIDIYRRMHPFLRQAEPGAKLLGPCASGLGAYSWTAELFRLGIGKYLDGFNFHGYNAPPPEKSRFPEEIRKLRELIRTYNDGKDMDMYCSELGYRSLYGPTDRSKDHAQWHVRTAIMLKGEGLRVYFPFYGFDYMNDKESWGLTYTLDPARSFRPQAVMPKAAAPALAVCIDQLEGSAPIGDLPWFGSDIYGYFFQTGTDITLAVWSVDAPQRITLPVGTAASIALVDMMGGKTAVKAVNGTIAVGLTQSPIYLHVPPSIYGRGVPAAHVTVSGFPGTKENTVSEPGLYLLSAGDGTHPVRWLAVRSPVEIAEVGPAISNRQKNIEIKVANRGGVDIPVALTIDSAITGTIKRIATVPAGSMNSVFVPLSDFDPSKAVTFSITARSGNSPSVNVSKKINFLAAHRRGQGSSSVSLPNTITWQGTGSSGQKQNAHAELEWDEHFLYLSVETDDDLHSQPNRDHFIWKADGLQLAFDTHPESDEVYNALGGIFTKKITGLDFALTDAGDIIAWRHDTHNPNELPAGALAGTIQADITRDEVKHVTSYRISIPWKEIGLDSVMPGKTIGIDVLINDKDRDGVRRGIELFGEIMRGGILRNYSRFGSFILQ; encoded by the coding sequence ATGGATATCCGGCGCAATGCTGTGGTGATCATTATCGCAAGTATGCTTTTCATGCTCACCGTTCCGTCGCGGGCAGCGGAGCCGTTGATGCTGCTTGATGAAGAAGAGTCCATACAGAATTGGAGCGCATTCACCGTAACTGCCGATGCCGCTTTTGTGAAGAGCGGGAAAGCGGCCGCCCATTGGAAAAGCGCGAACGCGAATTCGTTCCCGGCGCCGAAGCTGATGGTGCCGGACTGGTCGTCCTATAATGCTCTCGCATTCTGGATGTATTCGGGAGTGAATAACGGTGCACAGATCGCCGTCGCGATCGGGGCATCGAACGAGAAAGGCAAGGGTGATGATTATGGCAATTGCTATTTCAAGGTCATAAAAGTCGAATGGCAGGGATGGTACGAAGTGATCATTCCCTTCAGCGAATTCATCCGAAAGGGGAATCCCCGGGGATGGAATAATATCACGTGGTTCCATTTTTCAAGCGGCGGCTGGGGCATTAAACCGAAAAGTGATACCGTTCTTTATTTTGACGATATACGCTTGACCACGGATACCGTGCTCAACAAACGCAATGAACAGCCGGTGCAGGTATTATTTTCCTGCAACAGACCGAGAACCGCGATCTTTGATAAAGGAAGCCCGGTGCTGCTGTCGTTCGTAACGGTAAGCAACACGAAGGCAGAGCCGGCAGCTTTGTCGGTCAGGGTAACCGATTATTTCGACCGCGTAATAAGCAATTGCCAGATACAGGCAGATGCGGCTGTATCCGACCGGAAGTTCACGCTTGCATTCCCTTCGCTGCCCGCTGGCTACTATGAGGTAGAGGCATGGCCGATGGATACGCAAGGCCGAAAGATGATGCCTGATTCCTGCATTGCAGCATCCGGCAGTCAGCCGCAGGGAAAAGCGACCTTTGCGGTCATGCCCCGCACGATTGCGGAGAACCATGAGCGGTCAGCGAAGCTCGGTGAAGCGGCATTTTTCGGCCTGCACGGCGGTTACGCGGACCTCGGCGACTCGCTCGGCGTAACGTGGCAGGTTTCAGGGAATCGGTGGCGTGGCAGAGAGCCGGTACGCCCCGACCGCGCTGGCGTATCACCCTGGGTGACCAATGCGCTCAATCAACCGCCGGAGCCGCTTTGGAATTTCAACATGATAAACTTCAGCGTGAATCTTGAACAATTCAACCCCGCGTGGGCGGTAACAAACACCGCCTCCGATTATCCATGGCAGGACTTTGAAGCATATTTCCGCGATGAGATTACCGTCGAGAAGCATCGTCATCCGCATCAGAAAACGCATCTGTATGATGTCGCCTGGGAGATAAATCTGAACAGCCCGGAAATGGCGGAGCATAAGCCGATGTATATGCCGTCCGATGTGATCGATATTTACCGGCGAATGCATCCATTCCTGCGGCAGGCCGAACCGGGAGCGAAACTGCTTGGGCCATGCGCATCCGGTCTCGGGGCATACAGCTGGACCGCGGAGCTGTTTCGTTTGGGTATAGGAAAGTATCTCGATGGTTTCAACTTCCACGGATACAACGCTCCGCCCCCGGAAAAAAGCAGGTTCCCGGAAGAGATCAGAAAATTGCGCGAGCTTATCCGTACGTACAATGATGGAAAAGACATGGATATGTATTGTTCCGAGCTCGGCTATCGTTCGCTCTATGGTCCGACCGATCGCAGTAAAGATCATGCGCAGTGGCATGTCCGAACGGCGATCATGCTGAAAGGCGAGGGCCTCAGAGTATATTTTCCCTTCTACGGATTCGATTATATGAACGACAAGGAGAGCTGGGGGCTTACGTACACCTTGGACCCCGCGCGTTCCTTCAGACCGCAGGCGGTCATGCCCAAGGCAGCGGCACCGGCCTTGGCGGTATGCATCGATCAGCTGGAAGGTTCGGCGCCGATCGGTGATCTGCCCTGGTTCGGCTCCGACATCTACGGATACTTTTTTCAGACCGGGACGGACATTACCCTGGCAGTATGGTCAGTGGATGCACCTCAGCGCATAACGCTTCCGGTCGGCACGGCAGCATCCATTGCGCTTGTCGACATGATGGGCGGAAAGACCGCTGTCAAAGCTGTTAACGGAACGATCGCAGTTGGACTGACACAATCACCGATCTATCTGCATGTTCCGCCGAGCATATACGGTCGCGGTGTACCGGCCGCTCATGTCACCGTCTCGGGATTCCCGGGGACGAAGGAAAATACGGTTTCCGAACCCGGGCTCTACCTCTTGTCCGCAGGGGATGGGACACATCCTGTACGCTGGCTGGCGGTGCGAAGCCCGGTAGAGATCGCCGAGGTGGGTCCGGCCATTTCCAATCGTCAAAAAAACATCGAGATCAAGGTCGCGAACCGCGGGGGAGTCGATATCCCCGTTGCGCTTACTATTGACAGCGCGATAACCGGAACGATCAAACGGATCGCAACCGTTCCTGCCGGGTCGATGAATTCGGTGTTCGTACCGCTCTCCGATTTCGATCCCAGTAAGGCGGTCACGTTCTCCATTACTGCAAGGTCGGGGAACTCCCCGTCAGTCAATGTAAGCAAAAAGATAAACTTCCTCGCGGCGCATCGTCGCGGTCAGGGATCGTCGTCTGTCAGCCTTCCGAATACCATAACGTGGCAGGGAACGGGGTCCTCCGGGCAGAAGCAGAATGCACATGCTGAGCTCGAATGGGACGAGCATTTTCTATATCTTTCTGTAGAGACCGACGATGACCTCCACAGCCAGCCCAACCGCGACCATTTTATCTGGAAGGCAGATGGGCTGCAGCTTGCATTCGATACCCATCCGGAGTCGGACGAGGTCTATAATGCACTGGGCGGTATTTTTACAAAAAAAATAACCGGTTTGGATTTTGCGTTGACGGATGCGGGAGATATCATCGCGTGGCGGCACGATACCCACAACCCGAATGAACTTCCTGCCGGTGCACTTGCCGGTACGATACAAGCCGATATTACCCGGGACGAGGTAAAGCATGTTACATCGTATCGAATATCCATCCCCTGGAAGGAAATAGGTTTGGACAGCGTCATGCCCGGAAAGACGATCGGCATCGATGTGTTGATAAATGATAAAGACAGAGACGGGGTACGGCGAGGTATTGAATTGTTCGGTGAGATCATGCGAGGGGGGATTCTACGTAACTACTCGCGCTTCGGCAGTTTTATTCTGCAATGA
- a CDS encoding P13 family porin, producing the protein MKRMVASILASMFAMALIAQERPITVGIIEFQGGSGISAIDARTVSEVFRSELVTTGVYTVLERGKMDEILKEQQFQQTGCTSTECAVKLGKLLNMQKMLYGTMSKLGSRYYFVVTIVDIETSRVEKSVNDSMEGLDDLSKAVKRLIEQIIGGKRLIKAGESPFLKVHTMVKTDLLKNVDAIKKEAPYITDSEKLQLVNQFRKGFFGELLLNVYPLPGFGVGSFVQGDVIGGLVLIGISGTGVACLSVGLGGGNQPLTSVGAAVWIAGIVVGAVWPIVYSAVYNDALNKSLGVQLAFEINGGSRYACGVNETFAAAAVAHRF; encoded by the coding sequence ATGAAAAGAATGGTTGCGTCGATTTTAGCAAGTATGTTCGCCATGGCGCTTATCGCACAGGAACGTCCGATAACGGTGGGGATAATCGAATTCCAAGGCGGGAGCGGCATATCCGCAATAGATGCGAGGACCGTATCGGAAGTATTCCGGAGCGAACTCGTTACCACCGGGGTGTACACGGTGCTTGAGCGCGGGAAGATGGATGAGATACTGAAGGAGCAGCAGTTCCAGCAGACAGGATGCACATCGACCGAATGCGCGGTGAAGCTCGGCAAGCTCCTCAATATGCAGAAAATGCTTTACGGCACGATGAGCAAGCTCGGCTCGCGGTATTATTTTGTCGTGACGATCGTCGACATCGAAACATCACGGGTCGAGAAATCGGTCAATGATTCCATGGAGGGACTTGACGACCTCTCGAAAGCGGTCAAGCGGCTCATCGAACAGATCATCGGCGGTAAGCGGCTCATCAAGGCGGGGGAATCGCCTTTTTTGAAAGTGCACACCATGGTAAAGACAGATCTGCTGAAGAATGTTGACGCAATAAAAAAAGAGGCCCCGTATATCACGGACTCGGAGAAGCTGCAGTTAGTCAATCAATTCCGCAAGGGTTTTTTCGGGGAATTGCTTCTCAATGTCTACCCCTTGCCCGGGTTCGGCGTAGGCTCGTTCGTTCAGGGCGATGTGATCGGAGGACTCGTTCTCATCGGCATTTCAGGTACCGGGGTCGCCTGCCTTTCCGTCGGGCTCGGGGGCGGGAACCAACCGCTGACATCCGTCGGCGCTGCGGTATGGATCGCAGGCATCGTGGTGGGGGCGGTATGGCCGATCGTGTATTCCGCCGTCTATAATGACGCTCTCAATAAAAGCCTCGGTGTGCAGCTCGCGTTCGAGATCAATGGCGGGTCACGATATGCCTGCGGTGTGAACGAGACGTTCGCTGCTGCGGCTGTTGCTCATCGCTTCTGA
- the rpsB gene encoding 30S ribosomal protein S2, which translates to MPLPSMKDLLEAGVHFGHQTRKWNPKMKPFIFQERNNIYIIDLMKTINYVKVAYEKVKEIARAGGEFLFVGTKKQASKSIEDAAKRCNSFFVCQRWLGGMLTNYSTIKNSIARLKRIERMEVDGTFESLPKRETVYLLKEKAKLEKNLSGIKDMERLPDMVFIIDPVEESIAVEEARRMHIPIVAVVDTNCNPDVIDLPIPGNDDAIRAINLFTNVIADAIIEGQNEAGKESLAPAESAEAAPAAGATPAETAAAPVAAPAEEVSEEEKSAIAAYVVKEEPKEEKQVL; encoded by the coding sequence ATGCCGTTACCCAGCATGAAAGACCTTCTCGAGGCAGGCGTCCATTTCGGACACCAGACGCGCAAGTGGAACCCGAAGATGAAACCGTTCATCTTTCAGGAACGCAACAACATCTACATCATCGATCTCATGAAGACCATCAACTATGTGAAGGTGGCCTATGAGAAAGTGAAGGAGATAGCCCGCGCCGGCGGCGAATTCCTTTTCGTCGGAACGAAGAAACAGGCGTCCAAGAGCATTGAGGATGCGGCGAAGCGCTGCAACTCGTTCTTCGTATGCCAGCGATGGCTGGGCGGCATGCTCACGAACTATTCAACGATAAAGAACAGCATCGCACGCCTGAAACGCATCGAGCGCATGGAGGTCGACGGCACGTTCGAAAGCCTCCCCAAGCGTGAAACGGTGTATCTCCTCAAGGAAAAGGCGAAGCTTGAGAAGAATCTCTCCGGCATAAAGGACATGGAACGTCTGCCGGACATGGTGTTCATCATCGACCCGGTCGAGGAGTCCATCGCGGTCGAGGAAGCCCGCCGCATGCATATACCCATCGTCGCCGTCGTCGATACGAACTGCAACCCCGACGTCATCGATCTTCCGATACCGGGCAATGACGACGCGATACGCGCGATAAACCTCTTCACCAATGTCATCGCGGATGCGATCATCGAAGGACAGAACGAAGCGGGCAAGGAATCGCTTGCGCCGGCAGAAAGCGCCGAAGCGGCGCCGGCTGCGGGTGCAACACCGGCGGAGACCGCTGCGGCTCCCGTTGCGGCCCCTGCGGAGGAAGTAAGTGAAGAAGAAAAATCGGCTATTGCGGCTTACGTCGTGAAGGAAGAACCGAAGGAAGAAAAGCAAGTACTGTAA
- a CDS encoding AraC family transcriptional regulator yields the protein MPASSTNYQRGISVYLGRRRRPALVLADWTFPKAVAPRETHAHAHHIEIHYTVRGTQRYEIPGRMYDLKAGDIFIAMPGERHGTGKHMLEKRRDYFIRIDISGRGRLLGLHPSLGRPIFRAMRGLRSGKYSIGTAAAAPLKEFFSRHIDDKDIREALAVGACIQFLSEMLAAIKKQRMDPPADLSPILSHIETSHERILPITDLAGRAGLSISRFREVFRTVVGMPVHDYIMRRRVERSKRLLAEKGRSITDISYQLGFSSSQYFSTVFKRYTGRSPGDYRRKKMTHARTHE from the coding sequence ATGCCGGCATCCTCAACGAACTATCAGCGCGGCATCAGTGTCTATCTCGGCCGCCGCAGACGACCGGCACTGGTGCTCGCCGATTGGACATTCCCCAAAGCGGTCGCCCCGCGCGAAACGCATGCACATGCGCATCACATCGAGATACACTACACGGTCCGTGGAACACAGCGATATGAGATCCCCGGCAGAATGTACGATCTCAAGGCAGGGGATATATTCATCGCCATGCCGGGTGAGCGGCACGGCACCGGAAAGCACATGCTCGAAAAACGCCGCGATTATTTTATCCGTATCGACATATCAGGACGCGGCCGCCTGCTCGGCCTGCACCCGTCGCTCGGAAGACCGATCTTCCGCGCAATGCGCGGCTTGCGCAGCGGAAAATATTCGATAGGCACCGCAGCCGCGGCGCCGCTCAAGGAATTCTTTTCCCGGCACATCGATGACAAGGACATAAGGGAAGCGCTCGCTGTCGGCGCATGCATACAGTTTCTTTCTGAAATGCTTGCCGCGATCAAAAAGCAGCGCATGGATCCGCCTGCGGATCTTTCACCAATCCTTTCCCACATAGAAACATCGCACGAACGCATCCTGCCGATAACAGATCTTGCCGGTCGCGCGGGTCTGTCCATATCCCGCTTCCGCGAAGTGTTCCGCACGGTCGTCGGCATGCCGGTGCATGATTATATAATGCGCCGGAGGGTGGAGCGATCGAAGCGTCTTCTTGCTGAAAAGGGAAGATCAATAACGGATATTTCGTATCAACTTGGCTTCTCATCAAGCCAGTATTTCAGCACGGTGTTCAAACGTTATACAGGACGTTCTCCCGGCGACTATCGGAGAAAGAAGATGACGCATGCCCGAACACACGAGTAA
- the tsf gene encoding translation elongation factor Ts, which yields MEITNEMVKELRERTNIGIMDCKRALTEADGDLEKAIKILKEKGLITAAKKAGREVKEGILGNYLHHDKKLGVFVELFCETDFVAKNEIFIKLANDIAMHVAAQAPLAIRKEDLDQNAVKEQKEIFVKLTRESGKPENMIEKIAEGRLTKWYSEVCLLEQPFFVDGKTTIQEMINEAVQKTGENISLGKFHRVQVGG from the coding sequence ATGGAAATAACGAATGAGATGGTAAAGGAACTCCGTGAACGGACGAATATCGGTATCATGGACTGCAAACGTGCGCTTACGGAAGCGGATGGCGACCTTGAAAAGGCCATCAAGATATTGAAGGAAAAAGGCCTTATCACCGCGGCGAAAAAAGCGGGCCGCGAAGTGAAAGAAGGCATACTCGGCAATTATCTTCACCACGACAAGAAGCTCGGTGTGTTCGTAGAGCTCTTCTGCGAGACCGACTTTGTGGCGAAGAACGAAATCTTCATCAAGCTCGCCAATGATATCGCCATGCATGTCGCCGCGCAGGCGCCGCTCGCGATCCGCAAGGAAGACCTTGACCAGAACGCGGTCAAGGAACAGAAAGAGATATTCGTGAAGCTCACCCGCGAATCGGGCAAACCCGAGAACATGATCGAGAAGATCGCCGAGGGCCGTCTCACAAAATGGTATTCGGAAGTGTGTCTCCTCGAACAGCCGTTCTTCGTTGACGGAAAGACCACCATCCAGGAAATGATCAACGAGGCGGTGCAGAAGACCGGCGAGAACATATCGCTCGGGAAATTCCATCGTGTACAGGTCGGCGGATAA